GGAAGAATACTGTCCATGGAATCATTGCCGCAATGGTATAGAATGTGAACTTGATGGCTGACATGCCCGCAATCCCCGCAGGTATCGAAATGGCATGCCTGACCACCGGAATGAACCTTGCCGAGAAAATGACTCCAGAACCATATTGATTGAACCATTTTTCCGATACTTCCAAGTGGTGCTTGTTGATGAATAAGTATTTCCCGTATTTCTCCAGCACCGGACGGCCGCCAAAATAGCCAAGCCAATAGAGGAACAGCTGCGCGATTGTCCCGCCGATCGTCCCAGCAACAACTGCACCAGTAAAACCGATGGTTCCTTCTGAAATCATATAACCGCCATAGCCAAGGACGATTTCACTTGGAATGACCTCAAGCATCAATCCAATAGCAATCCCAATATAACCAAGGCTCGACAGCCAGTCCAAGACAGCCATGATAAATTCTTGCATGTGCACCACTCCAATTCCTTTCACTCTTTAAAAATATATTTATGAATGTCCAAGTTTATCTCACTTTAGGCAAGAAAAAGAACCTGCCCAATTTGACAGGTTCTTTTAAAAAGGAACGTCAGCTGCGCCAACCGCCTCTGAATAAGACTCTAAGACCGATAAAGATAATGACAAAAGCGAAAAGCACGATAACAATAACACCAATAATTCCAAAGATGCCAAGTCCCGAAAGAGTCAACAGCAACGGT
This portion of the Mesobacillus sp. S13 genome encodes:
- a CDS encoding DedA family protein, translating into MQEFIMAVLDWLSSLGYIGIAIGLMLEVIPSEIVLGYGGYMISEGTIGFTGAVVAGTIGGTIAQLFLYWLGYFGGRPVLEKYGKYLFINKHHLEVSEKWFNQYGSGVIFSARFIPVVRHAISIPAGIAGMSAIKFTFYTIAAMIPWTVFFLYLGIVLGENCSEIKDIAKPFIIPISIIALGGGAVYILAAPKQKNL